A segment of the Candidatus Polarisedimenticolia bacterium genome:
ACCACGTCGCTCCCGTCCGTCTCCGCTTTCAGCTCGATGCGGCCGCCCTGGTCGGTGTACTTCGCCGCGTTGTTGAGCAGGTTCAGGAAGACCTGGGTCAGACGTGTCGGATCGGCGAACAGGCGAACGGGACGGGGCGGCAGGGAGATCGTCAGATGATGGCCCCACTTCTCGATGAGCGGCCGGCTCGCCTCCAGGGCGCCGTTCAAGACCTCCGACAGCTCCACGCTCTCCTTACGCATCTCGACCTTGCCGCGGGTAATCCGGGAGATGTCCATCAGGTCGTCGACCAGGCGGCTCATCTGGTGCACCTGCCGGTGGATCACCTCGGTGGACCACTGCAGCTCGGGAACCGGCAGCCCCTTGCGCCGGATGATCTGGATGGCGTTGCGGATGGGCGCCAGTGGATTGCGCAGCTCGTGGGCCAGCATCGCCAGGAACTCGTCCTTGCGCTGGTCGGCCTCCTGGAGCGAAGCGAGCAGCCGGGCATTCTCCGCCACGGTCTTCTGGACCGATTCCTCCGCGCGCCGGCGCTCGATGAACTGGCCCATCTGGCTTCCAATGGCCTTCATCATGGCGATGACGTCGGGCTCCGGCTGGCGGATTTCCTCGCTGAAGAACTCCATCACGCCGAGGACCTCCTGGTCGAGCGTGATGGGCAGGCCCAATCCGCCGTGCAACTTCTCGGCCCTGGCCACCGAGGCGCGCAGGAAGCCCGCGTCCGCGACCACGTCCCGGATCCACACCGGCCTCCCCGTCGCCCAGACGCGCCCGGGGAGCCCGGTGCCGCGCTGAAAGACGAGCTGCCGGGTGCTGTCCTCGAATTCGGTGACCTGGACGTCGGGACGATGATAGAACTGCGCGCAGCGCAGCGCCTGTCCCTGATCGTCGACGGTCCACAGGGCGCCCACCTTCCAGCCGAGATGCTCGCAGATGGCATAGAGGATCCTGGAAGCCGCCTGGCTCAGGGTGGCCGATTCGGCCAGGGCCTGGGTGACTCCGTACTGCGTGGCCAGCCGCTGCTCGTCGCGCCGGCGGGACGTGATGTCGCGCGCGATTTTCGAGGCACCGATGATCCTGCCCGCACCATCGCGAATGGGGGAGATGGTCAGGGAGACTTCGACCCGATGGCCGTCCTTCGCCACCCGCACCGTCTCGTAGTGTTCGATGCGCTCGCCGCGCCGCAGCTTATCCAGGATCGTCAGCTCCTCGAACTGCAGCTCCGGCGGGATCAGCATGGTGACCGACTTGCCGATCGCCTCGTCGGCGCGGTAGCCGAACATCTGCTCGGCACTGGCGTTCCAGGAGACGATGTACCCCTCGAGGGTCTTGCCGATGATGGCGTCCTGGGAGGACTCGACGATGGCGGCCAGGCGCGCCTGCGCCTCCTCGGCGTGTCGTCGATCGGTGACGTCGAGCGTGAAGCAGCGCATGTGCACGCAGCGGCCGTCCTTCCACAGGGAGCTGGAGTCGATGAGGACGTGCTTGATGGATCCGTCCTTGCACCGCAGGCGCGCCTCCCGGTTGCGGATGACCTCGCCCGCGGCGAGGCGGCGCAGGATGTCCTCGATGACTTCCTTGTCAACATGGAACTCGCTGACGTGGCGGCCTATGAATTCCTCACAGGAGTAGCCCAAGAGGTCCATCTCGGCCTGGTTCGCCCCCAGGATGATCCCGTCCAATCCAATCCAATGGAAGCCGAGCGAGGCGGTTTCGAACGAATCGCCGGATTCCGGGTTGTCCGTCCCGGCAGGTCGCGACCCGGTCGCTGAACGGAATCTGGCCCGGAAACGGGGTTTCCGAGGGCGGGGACGCGAGGGATCGTCGGGGGGAAGCTCGATCACTACTCTTCTCTCCGAACCTTGCGGGACATAGATTTCCGAGGGACCATCTCCATTTCCAGCGAAGCTCTCCTGCGCGACAAGATTTACATACAAACGCTCCAAGTCCCCCTACGGAATTCTACGGAGCCGGAGACGGGCAATTTACCTTTGAAAACCGGGTGGTTCCCGCTGGCCGGGCGCCAACAACGTTCCTATGATGACAAATGGCACGGCCCTATGAGCTTCGCGAGAGTCGAAATCCCATTGCGGCGCGTCTTGCCGGGGCAAGGACGCTGACCGACCGGCTCTTCGGCCTGGTCCGGCCTGAGGCCCTTCTCGAGCGGCCCATCCCAGAGCGACATCGGCTCATTTTTTATCTGGGCCACCTCGAAGCCTTCGATCGCAATCTCCTGGCGCGCGGCGGACCGTGTCCGGAACTGGACCGGCTGTTCGCCTTCGGCATCGATCCCGTGGATGGGGAGCTGCCGCACGAGCCGGCTTCCGCATGGCCCCGGGAGCCGGAGGTCCGCGCCTACTGCGCCGCCACCCGCTCTGCGATCGACCAATGCCTCTCCACATCGGATATCGAAGAGCGCGGCAAGGAAGGGAATGAACTGCTCAACATGGCCATCGAGCATCGCCTGATGCATGCCGAGACGCTTGCCTATGCGCTGCACCGGCTGCCCCTGGAGCTCAAGCTGGCGCAGCTCGAGCCCATGCCCTCTCGAATGGCCTGGTCCGGGCCCTCGATGAGCGAGGTGCCGTCCGGGGTGGCTACGCTCGGATTACCCCGTGATGGACGCTTCGGCTGGGACAACGAGTTCGAGGCCCATCAGGTCGAGGTGCCCGGCTTCCGGATCGGGGCGTTCAAGGTCACGAACGGAGAGTTCCTGGACTTCGTCCATGCCGGAGGGTATGAGACGGCGTCGCTGTGGGACCCCGGCAACTGGGAATGGCTGCGGCGATCGGGCCGTGGGCATCCTTCCTTCTGGCGCCTCGACCATTCCGGCTGGGTCTTCCGCGGCATGTTCCGCGAGCGGCCGCTCGCGATGGAAGAGCCGGTCTGGCTCAGCCAGGCGGAAGCCTCGGCCTACGCGGCCTGGAAAGGAATGCGGCTGCCGACCGAAGCGGAATGGCACCGGGCCGCCTGCGGAGCACCCGACGGAAGCGAGCGTGAGTATCCGTGGGGGAACGAACCGCCGACCATCGCCCATGGGAACTTCGATTCCTACCGGTGGGATCCGACACCCGTCGGCTCGCATCCGGAAGGGCGCAGCGCCTTTGGCGCCTACGATCTCCTCGGCAACGGCTGGGAGTGGACCTCGACCCCCTTCGCGCCGTTCGCGGGGTTCAAGGCGAACGGGCAATACCCGGGCTATTCGGCCGACTTCTTCGATGGCAGGCACTTCGTCCTGAAAGGGGGCTCGCCCCGCACCGATGCCGTGCTGCTGCGCCGCTCCTTCCGCAACTGGTTCCAGCCGCACTATCCGTATCTGTATGCGGGCTTTCGTCTGGTGCAGCCGTGAGCGCGCGCGGGGCTTCGCGTCTCGTGAGATGGATGCCGCCCGCCGCGGACCCCCGGAACCTCGCGGAGGAGATCCGCGCGGGGCTGTCCGGTCCGGGGCAGAAGAGGATCCCGTCGCGCTGGCTCTACGACGATGTCGGCTCCGCGCTGTTCGAGGTGATCTGCCTCATGCCCGAATATGGATTGGCGCGGGCCGATGCCCGCATCCTGAGGAGCCACGCCGCCGAGATGGCGGCACTCGTCGGGCGGCCGGCATGCGTCGCGGAGCTCGGAAGCGGCTCGGGCTGGAAGAGCCGCCTGCTGCTGGCGCCGCTGGCGCGTGAGGCGCCTCTCACCTATATCCCGATCGATATATCCCGCGCCGCCCTGGCGCGCTGCGAGACCGAGATGATGGCAGTGCGCGGCCTGCTGGTGGACCGTTTCGAGGGGGAGTACCTGGCGGGACTGTCCTATGCGGCGGCGTCCCGCGAGACGGGGGAACCGCTGCTCGTGCTCTTTCTGGGGAGCACGATAGGGAATTTCGAGCGCGCGGAAGCCGAGGAGTTCCTGGTCGAAATCCGCCGGATCCTTTCCCCGGGGGACATGATCCTGCTGGGCACCGACCTGATCAAGCCTGAAGAGGACCTGCTCGCCGCCTACGACGATCCCGCCAGGATTACCGCGGCATTCAACCTGAATGTGCTTGCGCGGTTGAATCGGGAGCTGCAGGCCGACTTCGACCTGCTCCGCTTCTCCCACGAAGCGCGGTGGAACGCCGCTCAGCGGCGCATCGAGATGCACCTCTGCTCGATTGGAGCGCAAGCGGTCGACATCCCCGGAGCGCGTCTGCGCATCGCGCTGCGCTCCGGAGAGAGCCTCTGGACCGAGAGCTCGCACAAGTTCACCCCCGAAGAGCCGGCAATCCTGGCGCAACGCACCGGGTACCAGGTCGTGTGCCGCTGGTCGGACGGGCTGTGGCCCTTCTCGGAGACCCTGCTCCGGGCCGACTGACGAGTATCGATCCCTCCGAAAAAGAAGAGCCCCGCCAGGCGGGGCTCGAAGATGCAGACCGAAGAACGCGTTCAGTAGACGCAGCGCCGGCAGCAGGGCGTCTCCTGGATACAGGCGCAGACCCCTTTGCCGCACCGCTTGTCGCAGTCCTTGTCGACGTTGCACTGCGTCGAGCAGCATCCAGGAGGCACCTTGTCGGAGCCACCTTCGCACGGGGCGGCGATAGAGTCGGGAGAGTCGGGCCCGCAAGCGTCCGCCGGCTGCAGGTCGGGATAAGAGGCCGGCGCCGTCTGAATCTGGGTGGCGACTTGCGGCGAGGTGGACGTGAGAGTGGCCACTCCGCCGGCCGCCATCACCATCACGATTGGAAGCAACACGAGCATTCCGCGCTTTCCGGTCATCGGACTCTCCTTTCAACAATCCGGATCGTTTGAAATGGATTTCGTCGCGCGCCGATCCCAGGGCAGCTCGAGTCGAGTCCTTCTATCATGGCGGGTCGATCTCCACAACCCGCCGCCAGACCCCAGCCAGGCAGGAGCCAGGCCCAGCTCCGGGTTGCTCCCGGAGAGCCGGGCCTCTAGATTCTCCCGGGCGGCGGTGCAGAGAGCCGATCTCGGGGAGCCGGATGTCCGGCAGGAGGTATATAAGATGATGAGGAAACCGGGTGTGCGGAAGCTGGCCATGACGGCAGCGCTCGTTGTCGGATTGATGACGGTGCTGGCGGCATGCGGGGGTGACAGCGAAGATCGCCTGCCCGGCTCGGTCTACGCCAAGACCGTCCCGGTCTATCCCGGCGCCAAATACATCGGGACGATGGGCGGGAGCTCCAGCGAGGACATCGGCGGTCCCGCCACCTCGCAGAGCCAGTCGTGGTTCTTCAAGACAGGCGACCCGGCGGAAGATGTCGTGGCCTACTACAAGAAGAAGCTGCCGAAGGCCCAGCTGACGAGCGACGGAGCCGGGGAGTCCACCTTCACCCTGGTTCCGGAAGGGGCCGAAGAGGGAGAGCGGGTCCAGGTGATCCTCCACCGCGGCGGCGACCTGCAGATTCACGAATCCGTGAAGGCCGGCAAGAAGCAGAGCTGAACCAACACGCAGGCACCGAGCTACCCTGGGCGCCGTTGCCACTTGCCGGCCGCTGGAGTAGCATTGCGCCATCCGCCGCTTATTAGGGATGGCTTGTGCATGCGGCTGCGATTGCGAGTTCTCGTCCTGGCCCTTCTGGCGGCAGTGTCTCTCGGCGCCCGCCGTCCCGCGGAACCTCCTGAGCTGAAAGAAACTCTGGCCCGGCTCGAAAAGACCATCAGCTCCGCCACCGCAGCGGAGACCGAGCCCACCCTTGCGGACCTGATGGCGCAGCATCCGGACTCCCCCGACGTCTATCGCCTCTACGTACGGGTGCTGAAGCTCCAGAAGAAGACGCCCGAGCTTCGTGAGTCGGCCCGCACGACCCTCGCACGGCTCGAGGGGGTGCCCTCGAAAAAACGGACGGAGGATCAGCTTGCCATCATGCTCCGGGCCTGCAGCGTCCTGGACGATAAGGATCGCAGAGATCGCTTCGAGCAGGAGCTGATCGACAGGTACCCGAAGGGAAGGCACGCCGGATGGAAGCGCATGCGGCAGGCTTCGGAGGAGAAGGACCCGGTCCGTGCGGCGGCCCTCTATGAAGGGATTCTCAAAGACTATTCCAGCGACAATACACTCGCCCCCTGGCTCACCAATGACCGGATGCGCTTGATCGAGGCAAACCCCGAGCGATTCACCGCACGGCAGCTCCACGATGCAGCCTGGGCTTATGAAGGTATGGCCCGACGGGCATGGAAAGCGGGCACTCAGGCGGGAGCCTACTGGTACATCGTTGCCGCCAAGGAAGCGGCGGAAGCGCTGGCGAAGCAGTGGCCCGAGGAGAGCCTGGAGATGGCCGGCCGCGGGATGGCCTGCCTCGAGAAGAGCTGGCCGACGGAGGAAATGCTGCGTGCGGAGCTGCCGGTGATGTTCTGGCCCGGCATGCTCGAGGCGCACGCCGCGGCCGGCCGTCTGGAGCCCGCACGGAAGATCGGAGAGGCGATTGTGGC
Coding sequences within it:
- a CDS encoding PAS domain S-box protein, yielding MDGIILGANQAEMDLLGYSCEEFIGRHVSEFHVDKEVIEDILRRLAAGEVIRNREARLRCKDGSIKHVLIDSSSLWKDGRCVHMRCFTLDVTDRRHAEEAQARLAAIVESSQDAIIGKTLEGYIVSWNASAEQMFGYRADEAIGKSVTMLIPPELQFEELTILDKLRRGERIEHYETVRVAKDGHRVEVSLTISPIRDGAGRIIGASKIARDITSRRRDEQRLATQYGVTQALAESATLSQAASRILYAICEHLGWKVGALWTVDDQGQALRCAQFYHRPDVQVTEFEDSTRQLVFQRGTGLPGRVWATGRPVWIRDVVADAGFLRASVARAEKLHGGLGLPITLDQEVLGVMEFFSEEIRQPEPDVIAMMKAIGSQMGQFIERRRAEESVQKTVAENARLLASLQEADQRKDEFLAMLAHELRNPLAPIRNAIQIIRRKGLPVPELQWSTEVIHRQVHQMSRLVDDLMDISRITRGKVEMRKESVELSEVLNGALEASRPLIEKWGHHLTISLPPRPVRLFADPTRLTQVFLNLLNNAAKYTDQGGRIELKAETDGSDVV
- a CDS encoding TlpA disulfide reductase family protein, whose protein sequence is MRLRLRVLVLALLAAVSLGARRPAEPPELKETLARLEKTISSATAAETEPTLADLMAQHPDSPDVYRLYVRVLKLQKKTPELRESARTTLARLEGVPSKKRTEDQLAIMLRACSVLDDKDRRDRFEQELIDRYPKGRHAGWKRMRQASEEKDPVRAAALYEGILKDYSSDNTLAPWLTNDRMRLIEANPERFTARQLHDAAWAYEGMARRAWKAGTQAGAYWYIVAAKEAAEALAKQWPEESLEMAGRGMACLEKSWPTEEMLRAELPVMFWPGMLEAHAAAGRLEPARKIGEAIVAHLEADDLSEDQAGWLEEARSRSGYSSVLEKLGAVQEARMQLGLAAEADDARRKDLEAFQQRHPLEPADAEAFQKDLSASRAAILGGRKEQAKRRLLAGLVDEPMHDFVAEDLQGNKVNLASFHGKTVVMTLWATWCGSCHWEMNLLEQTRQRYEKDPKVTFAAMSIDWEREKVAPFVRDKKVNLPVFIAGDSFEKDFGVESVPQMFIIDASGRMRFRLVDILPDDRFQQSLDWMIEAAGK
- a CDS encoding L-histidine N(alpha)-methyltransferase; protein product: MPPAADPRNLAEEIRAGLSGPGQKRIPSRWLYDDVGSALFEVICLMPEYGLARADARILRSHAAEMAALVGRPACVAELGSGSGWKSRLLLAPLAREAPLTYIPIDISRAALARCETEMMAVRGLLVDRFEGEYLAGLSYAAASRETGEPLLVLFLGSTIGNFERAEAEEFLVEIRRILSPGDMILLGTDLIKPEEDLLAAYDDPARITAAFNLNVLARLNRELQADFDLLRFSHEARWNAAQRRIEMHLCSIGAQAVDIPGARLRIALRSGESLWTESSHKFTPEEPAILAQRTGYQVVCRWSDGLWPFSETLLRAD
- a CDS encoding SUMF1/EgtB/PvdO family nonheme iron enzyme; the encoded protein is MARPYELRESRNPIAARLAGARTLTDRLFGLVRPEALLERPIPERHRLIFYLGHLEAFDRNLLARGGPCPELDRLFAFGIDPVDGELPHEPASAWPREPEVRAYCAATRSAIDQCLSTSDIEERGKEGNELLNMAIEHRLMHAETLAYALHRLPLELKLAQLEPMPSRMAWSGPSMSEVPSGVATLGLPRDGRFGWDNEFEAHQVEVPGFRIGAFKVTNGEFLDFVHAGGYETASLWDPGNWEWLRRSGRGHPSFWRLDHSGWVFRGMFRERPLAMEEPVWLSQAEASAYAAWKGMRLPTEAEWHRAACGAPDGSEREYPWGNEPPTIAHGNFDSYRWDPTPVGSHPEGRSAFGAYDLLGNGWEWTSTPFAPFAGFKANGQYPGYSADFFDGRHFVLKGGSPRTDAVLLRRSFRNWFQPHYPYLYAGFRLVQP